From the genome of Pseudomonas putida:
CGGCGCGCCGCGGACCTGTATCGGCAGCGGCCGCTGTTGCAGAGCCCGCAAGGGCCGCAGGTGGTCGTCGATGGCCAGCCGTTGCTGGCCTTCTGCAGCAACGATTACCTGGGCCTGGCCAACCACCCCGAGGTGATCGCCGCGTGGCAGGCCGGTGCCGAGCGCTGGGGGGTGGGCGGTGGCGCCTCGCATCTGGTGATTGGCCACAGCACCCCGCATCACCAGGTCGAGGAAGCCTTGGCCGAATTGACCGGGCGCCCGCGTGCGCTGCTGTTCTCCACCGGCTACATGGCCAATCTCGGCGCCATCACCGCGCTGGTGGGGCAGGGCGATACGGTGCTGCAGGACCGCCTCAACCATGCCTCGCTGCTCGACGGTGGTTTGCTCAGCGGTGCCCGCTTCAGCCGCTACCTGCATAATGATGCGGCCAGCCTGCAGAGCCGCCTGGCCAAGGCCAGCGGCAACACCCTGGTGGTGACCGATGGCGTATTCAGCATGGACGGCGACCTGGCCGATTTGCCGGCGCTGGCCGAGGTGACGCAAGCCCATGGCGCCTGGATGATGGTCGACGACGCCCATGGCCTGGGTACGCTGGGTGCCAATGGCGGCGGTATCGTCGAGCACTTTGGCCTGGGTATCGACCAGGTGCCGGTGTTGATCGGTACGCTGGGCAAGGCCTGCGGCACCGCCGGTGCGTTCGTCGCCGGCAGCGATGAACTGATCGAGGCGCTGGTGCAGTTCGCCCGGCCCTACATCTACACCACCAGCCAGCCGCCGGCCTTGGCCTGCGCCACCTTGAAAAGCCTGGAACTGTTGCGCGTCGAGCGTTGGCGCCGCGAACACCTGGCCGCGCTGATCCGCCAGTTCCGCCAGGGCGCCGAGCAAATCGGCCTGCAGCTGATGGACAGCCCTACGCCGATCCAGCCGATCCTGATCGGCAGCAGCGCACAGGCGTTGCGCCTGTCGCAGATGCTGCGCGAGCGCGGCCTGCTGGTGACCGCGATTCGCCCGCCGACCGTGCCCGCTGGCGGCGCACGGCTGCGCGTCACGCTCACCGCCGCGCACAGTGAGGCGCAGGTGCAGCTATTGTTGAATGCATTGGCCGAGTGTTATCCACCGTTGGAGTCCGCCGATGCGTAACCGAGTCATTCTATTGCCCGGCTGGGGGCTGGGCACTGCTTCCCTGGAGCCACTGGCCGCCAGCCTGCGGGCCCAGGATGCGCGCCTGCGGGTCGACCTGATGGCACTGCCGGAGCTGGCCGAGGCCGACGTGCAGGCCTGGGTCGATCACCTCGACCGGCATCTTCCCACCGATGCCTGGCTTGGCGGCTGGTCGTTCGGCGGGATGCTCGCCAGCGAACTGGCGCGCAAGCGCGGCGACCATTGCTGTGGCCTGCTGACGCTGGCCAGCAATCCGAGTTTCGTGGCGCGGCCGGACTGGCCCCACGGCATGGCCGAAGACACCTTCGGGACTTTCCTCGATGGTTGCCGCAGTCACACTCAGGTCACCCTCAAGCGTTTCCGCACCCTGTGCAGCGACGGCGCGCAGCAGCCGCGCACCTTGCTGCGGCAACTGGGCGTGGGGGTGCCGGACACCGATCCGCTGTACCTGGCGACCGGCCTGCAAGTGTTGGCCCAACTGGACACCCGCGCCGCGTTGGAGGCCTACGCCGGCCCGCAGTTGCACCTGTTCGCCGGCAGCGATGCGCTGGTGCCGCCTGGCGCGGCGAAGGCATTGAGCGAGTTGTTGCCGGATGTCGAAGTCGGCCTGGTCGAAGACAGTTCCCACGCGTTCCTGCTGGAATACCCACAGGAACTGGCTACGGGTATCAAGAGTTTCCTGCATGAGAGTGGCGATGACTGACCTTTCCCGTCCGACCCTGCCCGGCACGTTGCCGGACAAGCGCCAGGTGGCGGCTTCTTTTTCACGCGCGGCAGGCAGCTACGACAGCGTCGCGGCCCTGCAGCGCGCAGTCGGCGTGAGCCTGCTCGAACAGCTGCCTGAAGACCTGCAGCCCTCGTGCTGGGTGGACCTGGGCAGTGGCACCGGCTTTTTCAGCCGGGCACTTGCCGAGCGCTATGCGCAGGGCAGCGGTGTGGCCGTGGATATCGCCGAAGGCATGCTGCGCCATGCCCGTGGTGTGCAGGGTGGCGCGCGCTACCACGTGGCCGGGGATGCCGAGCGCCTGCCGCTTCGCGACGAGAGTGTCGACCTGGTGTTCACCAGCCTGGCCGTGCAGTGGTGCAGCCAGTTCGCCAGCGTGCTGGCGGAGGCCCGGCGGGTGCTGCGTCCTGGTGGCGTACTGGCGTTCAGCAGCCTGTGTGTCGGCACCCTCGACGAACTGCGGGCGAGCTGGCAGGCGGTGGATGGCATGGTGCATGTCAATCGCTTCCGCCATTTCGAGGACTACCAGCGCCTATGCGCCGCCAGTGGGCTGCAACAGCTCGAGCTGCAACGTCGGGCCCATGTGCTGCATTACCCCGACGTTCGCAGCCTGACCCACGAGCTGAAGGCGCTGGGGGCACACAACCTCAACCCCGGACGGCCATCGGGCCTGACCGGTCGCGCGCGCATGCAGGGATTGCTGCAAGCGTATGAGGCGTTTCGCCAGGAGCAAGGGCTGCCAGCCACCTACCAGGTGGTCTATGGTGTGATGCGCAAGCCATTGCTGTGAGGGATTGAGATGACTCAAGCGTATTTCATCGCCGGGACCGATACCGATGTGGGCAAGACCACCATCGCTGCGGGCTTGCTGCACGCGGCGCGTTTGCAGGGGCTGAGCACGCTGGGCGCGAAGCCGGTGGCGTCGGGCTGCACGATGACGCCCAAAGGGCTGCGTAACAGCGATGCCCAGGCACTGATCGACGAAAGCACGATCAAGCTGCCTTATGAACAGGTCAATCCGTTCGCCTTCGAGCCCGCCATCGCACCCCATGTGGCGGCGCGTGAGGCGGGGGTCACGCTTGCCATGCCAGCCCTGCTGACGGCAATGCGTAACGTGCTGCAACAAAATGCCGATTTCACCCTGATCGAGGGCGCGGGTGGCTGGCGCGTGCCGTTGTCGGGGCTGGAGAACCTCTCCGACCTCGCCATCGCCTTGCGCTTGCCGGTCATCCTGGTGGTTGGCGTGCGCCTGGGCTGCATCAGCCATGCCTTGCTCAGCGCCGAGGCGATCGAGCGCGATGGGCTGCAACTGGCCGGCTGGGTGGCGAACATCATCGAGCCGCGCACTTCGCGGCTGGAGGAGAACCTGGCGAGCCTGGCCGAGCGCTTGCCGGCACCTTGCCTGGGGCGTGTGCCCAAGCTCAAGCAGGCCAACGCGGACTCGGTGGCCGAGCACCTGCAGCTGGATCTTCTGGATTAGCAGGTTCCTGCCCCGGCCCTTTCGCGGGTACAGGAATACCCCTTGCCTATCAGATGGCACTGAGCCATTAGGGATTTAAACGGGTCTTTTCTCCCCTGGCCTGCTTTAATTGCCGTTGTTCACAGCCAGTGTCATTGGAGTCCTGACATGGAAATCACCGGCAGCACTGCCTACTACGCCGGCCTCAGCGCCATCCAGAGCGGCCAGCAGCGGGTCGACCAGGCCGCGAGCAACATCGCCAATGCCACGGTCGAGCGCGCCGCCACCAGCCAGTCCAGCGACTATCAGGCCGAGCGCCTGCGTTCGGTCGACCGCAGCCAGCAACTGGACCTTGCCACCGATACCGTGCAGATGGCGCTTGGCAAGCAGGAGGTCGAACTTGGCGTGAGCGTCGCCAAGGCCTCCGACGAAATGCTTGGGCGTTTCATCGATACCTACGCCTGATCCACCTAAATCACCGCCGACCCCTGTAGGAGCGGGTTACCCGCGAATGCGTCAGTTCAGACACTTCTGTATGTCTGGAAGGGCCCTTTCGCGGGTAAACCCGCTCCTACAGGGGTTTTGCTGTTTGTCCTGAAACGGCGTGGCAACAATGACATCTTCCCCGGCACAAATGGCACCAGCGTGCCGGCTTGACATCGAACGGAGCTAAACGTAAGTTTCAAACAACTGTTTGACCGAAAGCCGGCAAGAGCTGGTTGGTACCTGCGGTCTCCCCACCGGACTCATTACAGAGGTTCATCGCAATGCCTGATTACAAAGCCCCCTTGCGTGATATTCGCTTCGTCCGTGACGAGCTGCTCGGCTATGAGGCGCACTATCAGAGCCTGCCGGGTTGCCAGGACGCCACGCCCGACATGGTCGACGCGATCCTCGAGGAAGGCGCGAAGTTCTGTGAGCAGGTGCTGGCACCGCTGAACCGCGTCGGCGATCTCGAAGGCTGCACCTGGAGCGAGTCGGGCGTGACCACGCCGACCGGCTTCAAGCAGGCCTACCAGCAGTTCGTCGAAGGCGGCTGGCCGAGCCTGGCGCATGACGTCGAGCATGGCGGCCAAGGCCTGCCGGAGTCGCTGGGCCTGGCCATCAGCGAGATGGTCGGCGAGTCGAACTGGTCGTGGGGCATGTACCCGGGGCTGTCCCATGGCGCGATGAACACCTTGTCGGCGCACGGTACTGCCGAGCAGCAGGACACCTACCTGAGCAAGCTGGTCACCGGCGAGTGGACCGGCACCATGTGCCTGACCGAACCTCACTGCGGTACCGACCTGGGCATGCTGCGTACCAAGGCCGAGCCGCAAGCTGACGGTTCCTACAAGGTTTCTGGCACCAAGATCTTCATCTCGGCCGGTGAGCACGACATGGCCGACAACATCGTGCACATCGTCCTGGCTCGCCTGCCGGATGCACCGGCCGGTACCAAAGGCATTTCGCTGTTCATCGTGCCCAAGTTCCTGCCTAACGGCGAAGGCGGCGTCGGTGAGCGCAACGCCGTGAGCTGTGGCTCGCTCGAACACAAGATGGGCATCCACGGCAACGCCACCTGCGTGATGAACTTCGACGGCGCCACCGGCTTCCTGATCGGCCCGGCCAACAAAGGCCTGAACTGCATGTTCACCTTCATGAACACCGCGCGCCTGGGCACCGCCTTGCAGGGCCTGGCCCATGCCGAGGTGGCCTTCCAGGGTGGCCTGAAATACGCCCGCGAGCGCCTGCAGATGCGTTCGCTGACCGGCCCCAAGGCACCGGAAAAAGCCGCCGACCCGATCATCGTCCATCCGGATGTGCGGCGCATGCTGCTGACCATGAAGGCGTTCGCCGAAGGCAACCGCGCCATGGTCTATTTCACCGCCAAGCAAGTCGATATCGTCAAGTACAGCCAGGACGAGGAAGAGCGCAAGAAGGCCGATGCTCTGCTGGCGTTCATGACGCCGATCGCCAAGGCATTCATGACCGAGGTGGGCTTCGAGTCGGCCAACCACGGCGTGCAGATCTACGGCGGCCACGGCTTCATCGCCGAATGGGGCATGGAGCAGAACGTGCGCGACAGCCGTATCTCCATGCTGTACGAAGGCACCACCGGCATCCAGGCCCTCGACCTGCTCGGGCGCAAGGTGCTGATGACCCAGGGCGAGGCGCTCAAGGGCTTCACCAAGATCGTGCACAAGTTCTGCCTGGCCCAGGAAGGCAATGAAGCGGTCAAGGAGTTCGTCGAGCCACTGGCGGCGCTGAACAAGGAGTGGGGCGAGCTGACCATGAAAGTGGGCATGGCCGCCATGAAGGACCGCGAGGAGGTGGGCGCTGCATCGGTGGATTACCTGATGTACTCCGGCTACGCCTGCCTGGCCTACTTCTGGGCCGACATCGCCCGCCTGGCGGCCGAGAAGCTTGCCGCCGGCACCAGCGAGGAGGGCTTCTACACCGCCAAGCTGCAGACCGCACGCTTCTACTTCCAGCGCATCCTGCCACGCACCCGCACCCACGTGGCCGCGATGCTGTCGGGCGCCGGCAACCTGATGTCGATGAAGGAAGAGGACTTCGGTCTCTCCATCTAAGCCCTGCTTCGGTTGTAGCGAAACCCGCCTGCCCTCACCGGCAGGCGGGTTTTTTGCGCTTTGGCGACCGGCCAAGTCTCGCACCTCCAGCAGGCGCCGACGTGCCGGCGATCGATCGCGCAGAAAAACCTCAAGCCGAGCCAACCCGCTGCCGTTAACCCAGCAACATATTCATCTATTCACGTGTGCTGCCGATGAAGTAAGGGCACAATGCCATTATTGATCTGCCGGGTCGGAGATTCCCTTGTTTCATCTAAATGCTGTCCGTGCGAGTCATTTCCTGCCTTCGCTGTTCTTGTTGCTGGCGGGCCTCGCGGCGGCCTATGTGAGGGACCTGAGCGTGTTCTTCACATCCCTGTTCAACGTCCTGCCGACGTTGGTGCTGCTGCTGGGCGGCGCCTACTGCGCGGTGTATCGCCGCCAGCGTGAACTGTTCCTGATGGTCACGGTGTACATCGCCTACTTCCTGCTCGATACCCAGACCGATTACTACCGCGACAACGGCCGGGTTCGCGAGGATGCGGCAGTGATCTTCCACCTGGTGTGCCTGTTGCTGCCGGCGTTGTACGGCCTGTTCGGCGCCTGGCAGGAGCGGACCCACCTGGCCCAGGACCTGCTGGCCCGGTTCGCCGTGCTGTTCGCCGTGGGCAGTGTGGCCCTGGCGCTGGAGCAAAGCTTCCCGGACGCCGTGCTGGCATGGCTGGCGGAAATTCGCTGGCCGGCCTTGCATGGTCAGTGGATGAGCCTGATCCAGATGGTCTACCCGCTGTTCCTGGTGGTGTTCATCCTGCTGGTGGTGCAGTACCTGCGCGAGCCCCGGCCATTGCACGCGGCGCAGGTGATCGGCCTGATCGGTATCTTCTGGATGCTGCCCAAGACCTTCATCCTGCCCTTCACCCTGAACATCATGTGCAGCCAGGTGATGCTGATGATCGCCGCCGCGGTGTCCCACGAGGCCTACCAGATGGCCTTCCGCGACGAGTTGACCGGCCTGCCCGGTCGCCGTGCGCTGAACGAGCGCATGCAGCGTCTTGGCCGCAACTACGTGATCGCCATGACCGACGTCGACCACTTCAAGAAATTCAACGACACCCATGGCCATGATGTCGGCGACCAGGTCCTGCGCCTGGTCGCTAGCCGCCTGGCCAAGGTCACTGGCGGCGGGCGCGCCTACCGCTATGGTGGCGAGGAGTTCGCCCTGGTATTCGCCGGCAAGACCGCCGACGAATGCCTGCCCCACCTGGAGGCCGTGCGCGAGGTGATCGCCAACTATGCCATGCAACTGCGCGACCAGAACAGCCGTCCGCAGGACGACAGCGCCGGGCGGCAAAGGCGCAGCGGCAATGGCAACGGCACGGTATCGGTCACCATCAGCATCGGCGTGGCCGAGCGCCTGGTCGATCACCGCAACCCCGACGAGGTGCTCAAGTCCGCCGACCAGGCGCTGTACAGCGCCAAGGGGGCGGGGCGTAACTGCGTGATGATGTACGGCCAGCAATCGCTGCGTGGTGCGGTTCGCATGGCGTGACCGAAACTGACTGTACGGTCGGGTGATGACCCTATGTCTCGTAAAAGTTTGTCGGTTACACTGGATTTCAAATTCTGGATTTCAAATCCGTGCCGCGGTTGCCCGAACCGCCCGACCCCACCAGCGAGAGGTTGTCATGGCTGACTATAAAGCGCCCCTGCGCGACATGCGCTTCGTTCTCAATGAAGTCTTCAACGTGGCCGAGCTGTGGGCGCAATTGCCCGCGCTGGCCGAGGCGGTAGACGCCGACACCGCGATGGCGGTGTTGGAGGAGGCCGGCAAGGTCACCGCCCGCACCATCGCGCCGCTCAGCCGCGCTGCCGACGAAGAAGGCTGCCACTGGGACAACGGCGCCGTGCGCACCCCGGCCGGCTTCATCGATGCCTACAACACCTACGCCGAGGGTGGCTGGGTCGGCGTGGGCGGTGACCCGCTGTTCGGCGGCATGGGCATGCCCAAGGCGATCTCGGCCCAGGTCGAAGAAATGGTCAATGCCTCCAGCCTGGCCTTCGGCCTGTACCCGATGCTGACCGCCGGGGCCTGCCTGTCGATCAATGCCCACGCCAGCGAAGCGCTCAAGCAGCAGTACCTGCCGAACATGTACGCCGGCGTCTGGGCCGGCTCCATGTGCCTGACCGAGCCCCATGCCGGTACCGACCTCGGCATCATCCGCACCAAGGCCGAGCCGCAGGCCGACGGCAGCTACAAGGTCAGTGGCACCAAGATCTTCATCACCGGCGGCGAACACGACCTGACCGAGAACATCATCCACCTAGTGCTGGCCAAGCTGCCGGATGCGCCGGCCGGGCCCAAGGGCATCTCGTTGTTCCTGGTGCCCAAGTTCCTGGTCAATGCCGATGGCAGCCTGGGTGCACGCAACCCGGCAACCTGCGGCTCGATCGAGCACAAGATGGGCATCCAGGCTTCGGCCACCTGCGTGATGAACTTCGACGAGGCGGTGGGCTATATCGTCGGCGAGCCGAACAAGGGCCTGGCGGCCATGTTCACGATGATGAACTACGAGCGCCTGGGCGTCGGTATCCAGGGCCTGGCGTCGGCCGAGCGCTCCTACCAGAACGCCGTGGAATACGCCCGCGATCGCCTGCAAAGCCGCTCGCCTACCGGCCCGCAGGCCAAGGACAAGGTGGCTGACCCGATCATCGTCCACCCCGACGTGCGACGCATGCTACTGACCATGAAAGCGCTGATCGAGGGTGGCCGGGCGTTTTCCACCTACGTGGCGATGCAACTCGACAGCGCCAAGTACAGCGAAGACCCCACCACTCGCAAGCGCAGCGAGGAGCTGGTGGCGTTGCTGACGCCAGTGGCCAAGGCGTTTCTCACCGACCTTGGCCTCGAGTGCGCGGTGCACGGCCAACAAGTGTTCGGTGGCCATGGCTACATCCGCGAATGGGGCCAGGAGCAACTGGTGCGCGACGTGCGTATCACGCAGATCTACGAAGGCACCAATGGCATCCAGGCGCTGGACCTGATGGGCCGCAAGGTGGTGGCCAGTGGGGGCGCGTACTACCGGCTGTTTTCCGAGGAGATCCGCCAGTTCATCGCCAGTGCCGGCAGCGAGGCCGGTGAGTTCACCCGACCGCTGGCGGCGGCCCTCGACCAGCTCGACGCGCTCACCGACTGGGTGCTGGACCAGGCCAAGGGCAACCCGAACGAGATCGGCGCGGCTTCGGTGGAGTACCTGCACGCCTTCGGTTATGTGGCCTATGCCTACATGTGGGCATTGATGGCGCGCACCGCCAGCCAGGGCCAAGGCGACGCGGCGTTCTACTCGGCCAAGTTGGGCACGGCGCGCTTCTACTTCGCCCGTCTGCTGCCGCGGGTCGATTCGCTGGTGGCGTCGGTGAAGGCGGGCAGCGAGTCGTTGTACCTGCTGGATGCCGAGCAGTTCTAAGGCATGCGGCGTGGCTGTGTAAGCTTTTTCCTACATGACGCGGTGACTATTCGCCACTGTTCTGAGATTGGATCCACGGTTAATCTTTCTTACATGGACGTCGCGCAGGAAGCGCAAAGGACAGAACAGGGACAACGAAGGATGCCTGCCAGGAAGGTGGGGCGATAGGGATGTCATAGGGAAACAGTCTGGAAAACCCCGCTTCGGCGGGGTTTTCTTTGTGCGCGTGTTTTAGCCGAGCACTTCCTCTTCCAGCAGATTGCGCAGCAGCTCCACCGAGGCCTGCTGGCGCTGGGCATCGCGGAACACCAGGCCGACCTTGAGCGGCACCCGCGGCTCGCTCAGCGGCTTCCACAGCAGCCCCTGGTCATCCTCGGCGGCCTCCTTGGCCCGGCCAGGCAGGATGGTCGCCAGGGCCGTGTGCGACAGGCTGTCGAGAATGCCGGCCATGTTGTTCATCTCCGCCTGCACCTGGGGCCTGCGCCCCTGGTTGGCCAGTTGCTCCTTCCAGATCTGGCGGATCTGGAACTCCTCGCCGAGCATCAGCATCGGCAGCTCTGCCGCCTGACGAATGGATACCTTCTTGAAGTCCTTCAGCGGGTGGGTATCCGGAATGACCAGCTGCAACTCATCTTCGTACAACAGCAAGCCATGCAGCCCCGGCTGACGCGGCGGCAGGTAGCTGATGCCGATGTCGAGGTTGCCGTTGAGCAGGCGCCGTTCGATTTCCAGCCCCGACAGTTCGTAGATCTGTACCACCAGATGCGGCTGGGCCTTGCGTACTCGCTCGAGCAGTTGCGGCACCAGGCCCGGGCGTACGGTCTGCAGCACGCCGATGGCCAGGGTGCGCACCGATTGGCCCTTGAAGTTGCGCATGGCTTCGTGGGCGCGCTGCAGGCCGTCGAGCAACGGCTGGGCATGGTTGTACAGGGTGTGGGCGGCGAGCGTCGGCAACAAGCGCTTGTTGCTGCGCTCGAACAGGCTCAGGTCGAGGCTGTGTTCGAGCTGGCGGATCTGCTGCGACAGCGCGGGTTGGGACAGCGACAGGCGCTCCGCGGCGCGGCCGACGTGGCCTTCTTCATAGACCGCGACGAAATAACGCAGTTGGCGAAAATCCATAAGAAACACTTATCGAAAAAGCTGGAAAAACGGAATGGCCGCAAGCGCCCTGGAAGCCTAGTCTATCGCCGTATAGCAAAGGGTTACAGCGCCACAGCAGGCGATTGTTACCGGCGCTGAGCAACACTTTTGATAGGCAGGGCAAAATCATCGGGCGCCGGCACAAGACCAGGCCCCGAGCGCCCGTTACCGTGATTGGTTGGAGCCCCCATGAACCTGTTCAACCTGCGCCGTTCGGCTCCTGCCGCGGTCGCCGAGCCCCAGCGTGCGCCGGTCATCCAGGCGGATGTGGCGCCGTTGTCGCGTGAGCGCCTGATGCCTGGCAGCGAGCGTGCCCCGCACGTGTTCGTGCGTGGCCAGGGGTCGTGGTTGTGGGACGATCAGGGGCATGCCTACCTGGATTTCACCCAGGGCGGTGCGGTCAACAGCCTTGGCCACAGCCCCAGCGCACTGGTCAAGGCCCTTGGCAACCAGGCCCAGGCGCTGATCAACCCAGGCGCGGGCTACCACAGCCGTGGTTTGCTGGCGCTGGTCAATCGCCTGTGCCAGAGCACTGGCAGCGACCAGGCCTACCTGCTCAACAGTGGCGCCGAAGCCTGTGAAGGGGCGATCAAGCTGGCGCGTAAATGGGGCCAACTGCACCGCAACGGCGCCTATCACATCATCACCGCCACCCAGGGCTGCCATGGCCGCAGCCTGGGCGCGCTGTCGGCCTCCGACCCGCTCCCGTGCAACCGCTGCGAGCCGGGCCTGCCGGGTTTCAGCAAGGTGCCGTTCAACGACCTGGCGGCGCTGCATGCGCAGGTCGACTCGCGCACCGTGGCGATCATGCTCGAGCCGATCCAGGGCGAAGCCGGCGTGATCCCGGCTGCCCGTGAGTACCTGCAGGGCGTGGAGAAGCTGTGCCGCGAGCTGGGCATCCTGCTGATCCTCGACGAGGTGCAGACCGGCATTGGCCGTTGCGGTGCGTTGCTCGCCGAGCAGACCTATGGCGTGCGCGCCGACATCATTACCCTCGGCAAGGGCCTGGGCGGTGGCGTGCCCCTGGCGGCATTGCTGGCCCGTGGTAGCGCTTGCTGCGCCGAGCCAGGTGAGTTGGAGGGTAGCCATCACGGCAATGCATTGATGAGCGCAGCCGGGCTGGCCGTGCTCGACACCGTGCTGGACACCGGCTTCTTCGAGCAGGTGCAGGACAGTGGCCGCCACCTGCGCGAGGGCCTGGCCCGCCTGGCCGGTCGCTATGGCCAGGGTGAGGTGCGTGGGCAGGGGCTGCTGTGGGCGCTGCAACTGCGCGAGCACATCGCCCCGGCGCTGGTGCAGGCTGCGCTGCACGAAGGCTTGCTGCTCAATGCCCCGCAAGCGGACGTGCTGCGCTTCTCGCCGGCCCTGACCGTGAGCCGCGGCAACATCGACGAAATGCTCCTGCGCCTGGCCCGGGCGTTCGCCCGGCTGCACGCCAAGCAGCACAACCGCCGGGAAGTCCCGGCCTGATCCGAATTCAACCGAACCGTCTTGCGTTTCTGCGCACCGCCCTGGGTCGATCAATTTGGCTCGGGGCATTTTTTTGCCTGGCGTTCAGGCGGTGGAACCTCTGCGGTGCGCGGCTAGTCTTTGTTGAAACCCCTCAAAGGAGCTGTACGCATGGACTTCATCCGCATCATCATCGCCATCATCCTGCCGCCGCTTGGCGTGTTTCTCCAGGTGGGCTTCGGCGGGGCGTTCTGGCTGAATATCCTGCTGACCCTGCTGGGATATATTCCTGGGATCGTGCACGCGGTGTACATCATCGCCAAGCGTTGAGATTGCCGGGGCCGCTTCGCGCCCCATCGCGGCACGAGGCCGCTCCTACAGGTCCTACGCTGCTCCTGTAGGAGCGGCCTCGTGCCGCGAAGCGGCCCCGGCTCTTACCGGCTCAATACCCGGCAATAAAACCGCCACTCCTGGTCCAGCGCATGCGCCAGGTTTTGCGCCTTGCGAAAACCATGGCGCTCCTCGGCATAGAAATGCCCCTCGGTCTCGATGCCATTGGCCTGCAAGGCCTCCAGCATCGAACGTGTCTGCTCCGGCACCACCACCGCGTCCAACTCGCCCTGGAAGAAAATCACCGGTGCCTTGATCCGAGCCGCATGCAGCAATGGCGTGCGCTGGCGGTAGCGTTCGGCATCGCGCAGCGGATCGCCGATCAGCCAGTCCAGGTAATCGCCTTCGAACTTGTGCGTGGCCCGGCCCAGGGCGATCGGGTCGCTGACGCCATAGAGGCTGGCACCGGCGCAGAACACATCGTGGAAGGCGAGCGCGCACAGGGTGGTATAGCCGCCAGCGCTGCCGCCGCGGATGAACGCCTTGTCGCGGTCGATCAGGCCGCGCGCGGCCAGGCACTCGACCGCGGCGCAGGCATCCTGCACATCGCTTTCGCCCCATTGCAG
Proteins encoded in this window:
- a CDS encoding YqaE/Pmp3 family membrane protein; amino-acid sequence: MDFIRIIIAIILPPLGVFLQVGFGGAFWLNILLTLLGYIPGIVHAVYIIAKR
- a CDS encoding LysR family transcriptional regulator is translated as MDFRQLRYFVAVYEEGHVGRAAERLSLSQPALSQQIRQLEHSLDLSLFERSNKRLLPTLAAHTLYNHAQPLLDGLQRAHEAMRNFKGQSVRTLAIGVLQTVRPGLVPQLLERVRKAQPHLVVQIYELSGLEIERRLLNGNLDIGISYLPPRQPGLHGLLLYEDELQLVIPDTHPLKDFKKVSIRQAAELPMLMLGEEFQIRQIWKEQLANQGRRPQVQAEMNNMAGILDSLSHTALATILPGRAKEAAEDDQGLLWKPLSEPRVPLKVGLVFRDAQRQQASVELLRNLLEEEVLG
- a CDS encoding aspartate aminotransferase family protein; the encoded protein is MNLFNLRRSAPAAVAEPQRAPVIQADVAPLSRERLMPGSERAPHVFVRGQGSWLWDDQGHAYLDFTQGGAVNSLGHSPSALVKALGNQAQALINPGAGYHSRGLLALVNRLCQSTGSDQAYLLNSGAEACEGAIKLARKWGQLHRNGAYHIITATQGCHGRSLGALSASDPLPCNRCEPGLPGFSKVPFNDLAALHAQVDSRTVAIMLEPIQGEAGVIPAAREYLQGVEKLCRELGILLILDEVQTGIGRCGALLAEQTYGVRADIITLGKGLGGGVPLAALLARGSACCAEPGELEGSHHGNALMSAAGLAVLDTVLDTGFFEQVQDSGRHLREGLARLAGRYGQGEVRGQGLLWALQLREHIAPALVQAALHEGLLLNAPQADVLRFSPALTVSRGNIDEMLLRLARAFARLHAKQHNRREVPA
- a CDS encoding acyl-CoA dehydrogenase C-terminal domain-containing protein gives rise to the protein MADYKAPLRDMRFVLNEVFNVAELWAQLPALAEAVDADTAMAVLEEAGKVTARTIAPLSRAADEEGCHWDNGAVRTPAGFIDAYNTYAEGGWVGVGGDPLFGGMGMPKAISAQVEEMVNASSLAFGLYPMLTAGACLSINAHASEALKQQYLPNMYAGVWAGSMCLTEPHAGTDLGIIRTKAEPQADGSYKVSGTKIFITGGEHDLTENIIHLVLAKLPDAPAGPKGISLFLVPKFLVNADGSLGARNPATCGSIEHKMGIQASATCVMNFDEAVGYIVGEPNKGLAAMFTMMNYERLGVGIQGLASAERSYQNAVEYARDRLQSRSPTGPQAKDKVADPIIVHPDVRRMLLTMKALIEGGRAFSTYVAMQLDSAKYSEDPTTRKRSEELVALLTPVAKAFLTDLGLECAVHGQQVFGGHGYIREWGQEQLVRDVRITQIYEGTNGIQALDLMGRKVVASGGAYYRLFSEEIRQFIASAGSEAGEFTRPLAAALDQLDALTDWVLDQAKGNPNEIGAASVEYLHAFGYVAYAYMWALMARTASQGQGDAAFYSAKLGTARFYFARLLPRVDSLVASVKAGSESLYLLDAEQF